From a single Miscanthus floridulus cultivar M001 chromosome 8, ASM1932011v1, whole genome shotgun sequence genomic region:
- the LOC136469156 gene encoding uncharacterized mitochondrial protein AtMg00810-like, which translates to MTDLGDLHHFLGISVTRSAAGLFLSQRQYAVDMLQRAGMTECHSTATPVDTQAKLSAMDGAPVADVTQYRSLAGALQYLTLTRPDLAYAVQQVCLFMHDPREPHLAMLKRVLRYVKGTLSTGLHIGTGSITSLTAYSDADWAGCPDSRRSTSGYCVFLGDNLVSWSSKRQTTVSRSSAEAEYRAVAHAVAETCWLRQLLQELHAPISSATIVYCDNVSAVYMTANPVHHRRTKHIEIDIHFVREKVALGQVRVLHVPSSHQFADIMTKGLSVQLFTDFRSSLCVRDTPA; encoded by the coding sequence ATGACAGATCTCGGGGACCTTCATCACTTCCTCGGGATCTCTGTCACGCGTTCTGCTGCTGGCCTCTTCTTGTCTCAGCGCCAGTACGCTGTGGACATGCTCCAGCGCGCCGGCATGACTGAGTGTCACTCTACGGCGACTCCTGTTGACACTCAGGCCAAGCTCTCAGCTATGGACGGCGCTCCGGTGGCGGATGTCACTCAGTACCGCAGCCTCGCCGGTGCTCTACAGTACCTCACGCTGACTCGTCCGGATCTTGCCTATGCCGTTCAGCAGGTTTGCCTCTTCATGCACGACCCGCGAGAGCCTCATCTTGCGATGCTCAAGCGTGTCCTGCGGTATGTTAAAGGCACCCTGTCCACCGGGCTTCACATCGGCACTGGCAGCATCACAAGCTTGACTGCCTACTCCGATGCTGATTGGGCTGGCTGTCCCGACTCTCGGCGCTCCACTTCAGGGTACTGCGTCTTCCTTGGCGACAATTTAGTCTCTTGGTCCTCTAAACGACAGACTACGGTCTCTCGTTCGAGTGCGGAGGCTGAGTATCGTGCTGTTGCACACGCTGTGGCTGAGACTTGTTGGCTTCGTCAGTTACTTCAGGAGCTCCACGCACCCATCTCTTCGGCGACGATCGTCTACTGCGACAATGTTAGTGCTGTCTACATGACCGCCAATCCAGTTCATCATCGTCGCACGAAGCATATTGAGATAGATATTCACTTTGTCCGTGAGAAGGTTGCTTTGGGACAGGTTCGGGTGCTCCATGTTCCTTCATCTCATCAGTTCGCGGACATTATGACCAAAGGGTTATCTGTACAGTTGTTCACTGACTTTAGGTCCAGTCTTTGTGTTCGTGACACTCCCGCTTAG